The following coding sequences lie in one Rutidosis leptorrhynchoides isolate AG116_Rl617_1_P2 chromosome 6, CSIRO_AGI_Rlap_v1, whole genome shotgun sequence genomic window:
- the LOC139854491 gene encoding uncharacterized protein — MDGHLKILFARYREQFGSGPGLGLGSGTCLMNIENISASFIRSLYKAAAALYRTDPWKRLRPDHLFGLRVGKDSDWAGKKQPFPCVQFIGGDGGDLALYMFRSENDAKKMTGSRDTIHAPNVEVMRATYEVESLMFPSHKKMIKSLSLEISGNDRFPVFDVCRCNSSGELRCRNPTVEELRFMYGVMKAVSLVHPLLQEEDDSQSWSKVVYFDPFIETVDVHWPAEMTKGNDYVAVTVSHPPGQGYTEKVNSSAGSTPTKQSTSSTQTNFSDFKKEETFFDLKPTSSSRQCTQCDKEVLGDNNIIFCDHCHGVVYCSPFCQKQHWKDSHKGVCGLYKAMMEREDELAINIFMFPCSNEHPCRSLENLGNGVHKKGMWRRKCSCYSHCPFGLLPTTDKISDSWGGLDEDEYPHESVLPRNGSLNGSSNLILVSSWLEYYNLRSLPLSSPVADILSHPLTVYYVLTTLSVVSKNLLLKGKEVTIHYIGPEDELDWMPAFTEIGHILNGMGNVQIVMVGPGVPTNLSGSTSGIGSRVRVNVVRGIYQEEAPYLPLPHLVVGLNCDFESYSSWGGALEVIKSKGLPAFFTDQSEVLCAKAKQFIRGFGLNITHPVTPNPFRSPVRNYSLSTNLPSYSNGFVLGVNT, encoded by the coding sequence ATGGATGGGCATTTGAAGATATTGTTCGCGAGGTATCGTGAACAGTTTGGTTCTGGTCCTGGATTAGGTCTTGGATCAGGAACTTGTTTGATGAATATCGAAAACATCTCGGCTTCATTTATTAGGTCTCTATATAAAGCTGCAGCCGCTCTTTATAGAACCGATCCATGGAAACGTTTGCGACCTGATCATCTTTTTGGTCTTCGAGTTGGAAAAGATTCAGATTGGGCAGGAAAAAAGCAGCCTTTTCCTTGCGTACAGTTTATAGGTGGGGATGGGGGAGATCTTGCTCTGTACATGTTTAGATCCGAAAATGATGCTAAAAAAATGACGGGTTCTAGAGATACTATTCATGCTCCAAACGTTGAGGTTATGAGGGCGACATATGAGGTTGAGTCTTTAATGTTTCCATCACATAAGAAAATGATCAAGTCTTTGTCATTAGAGATTTCGGGTAATGATCGTTTCCCTGTATTTGATGTTTGTCGCTGTAATTCGTCTGGTGAGCTTCGGTGCAGAAACCCTACAGTTGAAGAGCTTAGGTTCATGTATGGAGTGATGAAAGCCGTTTCATTAGTCCACCCTTTACTTCAAGAAGAAGACgatagtcaaagttggtcaaaagttGTGTACTTTGATCCGTTTATTGAAACGGTCGATGTGCATTGGCCTGCTGAAATGACAAAGGGTAATGATTATGTTGCTGTTACAGTCTCACACCCACCTGGTCAAGGATATACAGAAAAAGTCAACTCAAGTGCCGGGTCAACCCCGACTAAACAAAGCACTTCTTCAACACAGACAAATTTTTCCGACTTTAAAAAGGAGGAGACTTTTTTCGATTTGAAACCCACGAGCAGTTCAAGACAATGTACTCAATGTGATAAAGAAGTTTTAGgagataataatatcatattttgtGACCATTGTCACGGTGTCGTTTATTGTAGCCCGTTTTGCCAAAAACAACATTGGAAGGATTCACATAAAGGCGTATGTGGTCTCTATAAAGCAATGATGGAACGCGAAGACGAGTTAGCCATTAATATCTTTATGTTCCCGTGCTCTAACGAACATCCTTGTAGATCTCTCGAAAATTTAGGGAACGGTGTGCATAAAAAAGGTATGTGGAGGCGAAAATGTTCTTGTTACTCTCATTGTCCTTTCGGTTTATTACCTACAACCGACAAAATTTCGGATTCTTGGGGTGGTTTAGATGAGGATGAGTATCCACACGAGTCGGTTTTGCCTAGAAACGGGTCGTTAAACGGGTCGTCAAACCTGATCCTTGTCTCAAGTTGGTTAGAGTACTACAACCTACGATCACTACCGTTATCTAGCCCTGTTGCCGACATCCTTTCACACCCGTTAACGGTTTATTACGTTCTAACGACACTAAGTGTCGTTTCAAAGAATCTATTACTCAAGGGTAAAGAAGTAACCATTCACTACATTGGACCCGAAGATGAACTAGATTGGATGCCAGCGTTCACAGAGATAGGTCATATACTTAACGGGATGGGAAATGTACAAATAGTAATGGTGGGGCCCGGAGTACCGACCAATTTGTCAGGTTCAACTTCAGGAATTGGTAGCAGAGTGCGCGTGAACGTTGTCAGGGGGATTTATCAAGAGGAGGCACCTTACCTGCCTCTTCCTCATTTGGTTGTAGGTTTAAATTGTGATTTTGAGAGTTATTCTAGTTGGGGCGGGGCCCTTGAGGTTATTAAATCGAAAGGATTGCCTGCGTTTTTCACGGATCAGTCTGAAGTATTATGTGCAAAGGCGAAACAATTTATTCGTGGTTTTGGATTGAATATTACACATCCTGTTACTCCTAATCCTTTTCGTTCCCCTGTAAGGAATTACAGTTTATCTACTAATCTTCCTTCATATAGCAATGGCTTTGTGCTTGGTGTTAATACATGA